A section of the Tamandua tetradactyla isolate mTamTet1 chromosome 4, mTamTet1.pri, whole genome shotgun sequence genome encodes:
- the RUSC1 gene encoding AP-4 complex accessory subunit RUSC1 isoform X1: MAEAQSGTGQLQEQKKGLLIAVSASVDKIISHFGAARNLVQKAQLGDSRLSPDVGHLVLTTLCPALHTLVADGLKPFRKDLITGQRRSSPWSVVEASVKPGSSTRSLGALYGQVSRLAPLNSSRSRFHAFILGLLNTKQLELWFSSLQEDAGLLSLLYLPTGFFSLARGGCPSLSTELLLLLQPLSVLTFHLDLLFEHHHHLPLGPPQAPVSPGPPPALQQTVQAMLHWGGRLAQSLRGTSGEAPLGPSAPPSPPTSGSWWEQLTQASRVYASGGTEGFPLTRWGPRRHGTTAEGAQERLPPAEETAPGRGVWLGRLFGVPGGATETENGGLKSRRPSSWLPPAVSVLALVKWGASPETPSSPEELEASASSPLQTQRAVRALCDHTAAGPDQLSFRRGEVLRVVATVDEDWLRCGRDGAEGLVPVGYTSLVL, encoded by the exons ATGGCAGAAGCCCAGAGTGGGACTGGTCAGCTTCAGGAGCAGAAAAAAG GTCTCCTGATAGCCGTCAGTGCATCAGTGGATAAAATCATCTCGCACTTCGGGGCTGCCCGGAACTTGGTTCAGAAG GCCCAGCTGGGGGATAGCCGGTTGAGTCCAGATGTGGGGCACCTAGTGCTGACCACCCTGTGCCCGGCCCTCCACACACTGGTGGCTGATGGGCTGAAGCCTTTCCGGAAGGACCTCATCACCGGGCAACGCAGGAGCAGCCCCTGGAGCGTGGTGGAGGCATCTGTGAAGCCAG gctccagcacccGCTCCCTGGGAGCCCTGTATGGCCAGGTCAGTCGTCTGGCCCCCCTGAACAGCAGCCGCAGTCGCTTCCACGCCTTCATCCTGGGCCTCCTCAA TACTAAGCAGTTGGAGCTGTGGTTTTCCAGTCTCCAGGAGGATGCAG GTTTGCTGTCCCTCCTGTACCTGCCCACTGGATTCTTCTCCCTGGCCCGGGGTGGCTGCCCTTCCCTGTCCACGGAGCTGCTGCTCCTGCTGCAGCCATTGTCCGTGCTCACCTTCCACCTGGACCTGCTCTTTGagcaccaccaccacctgccCCTGGGCCCGCCTCAGGCCCCTGTCTCCCCAGGCCCACCTCCAGCCCTACAGCAGACAGTGCAGGCTATGCTGCACTGGGGGGGTCGGCTGGCCCAGAGCTTGCGGGGGACTTCGGGGGAGGCCCCTTTGGGCCCATCAGCCCCCCCAAGTCCACCCACATCAGGTAGCTGGTGGGAGCAGCTGACCCAGGCTTCCCGGGTCTATGCATCTGGGGGTACCGAGGGCTTCCCCCTTACCCGGTGGGGCCCCAGACGCCATGGGACTACAGCTGAAGGTGCACAGGAAAGACTCCCGCCTGCAGAGGAAACGGCACCAGGCAGAGGCGTGTGGCTGGGGAGGCTGTTTGGAGTGCCTGGGGgcgccacagaaacagagaatggAGGCCTAAAATCCAG gagaccatccagctggctGCCCCCCGCCGTGAGTGTGTTGGCTCTGGTGAAGTGGGGGGCATCTCCCGAGACTCCCTCTTCTCCTGAGGAGCTCGAGGCCTCAGCCTCCAGCCCACTACAGACCCAGAG GGCGGTCCGGGCACTCTGTGACCACACTGCTGCAGGACCAGACCAGCTAAGCTTCAGGCGTGGGGAGGTGCTGCGTGTCGTCGCCACGGTGGATGAGGACTGGCTCCGCTGTGGGCGGGATGGAGCAGAAGGGCTGGTGCCTGTGGGGTATACCTCCCTTGTTCTCTAG
- the RUSC1 gene encoding AP-4 complex accessory subunit RUSC1 isoform X2: MLSPQRALLCNLNHIHLQHVSLGLHLSRRPELREGPLSTSPPPGDTGGKESRGPCSGTLVDANSNSPAVPCRCCREHGPGLENRQEPTQEDEGAASPSDPGCSSSLSSCSDLSPDESPISVYARDLSGGEDAHPQPSIVPLEQGSPLASAGPGACSPDSFCCSPDSCSGASSPPSPGLDSNCNALTTCQEPPSPRLEEDEESEEQDLPISEFPEADDGKIDAGKTEPSWKINPIWKIDTEKTDAGWKVAENNNSGWKINGNINSRWKTEPGTFDSSCKTNTGITDSGSKTDAGKFDGGWRSDVSEEPVPHRTITSFHELAQKRKRGPGLPLVPQAKKDRSDWLIVFSPDTELPPTGSLGGSPAPPREVTTFKELRSRSRAPPPPVPPRDPPAGWALVPPRPAPPPVPPRRKKNRPGLQPIAEGQPEEGRGGSPAAGEEAPAAKEPEDPRAQAGLQAGPLLLPPPLVFRFSADGRPLLEGGGAGAAGSLLLAPLAGWPGAGLRLLGAPSPSDEQLLPVRLSPVGAYSPPARGALPCLASPELALLLSPLFPRSSTFPAAAPPPRQVPAPPLPPPSRPPKAPRWIRSPPPPPRLLRSSWSFAGVPGAQQLWMAEAQSGTGQLQEQKKGLLIAVSASVDKIISHFGAARNLVQKAQLGDSRLSPDVGHLVLTTLCPALHTLVADGLKPFRKDLITGQRRSSPWSVVEASVKPGSSTRSLGALYGQVSRLAPLNSSRSRFHAFILGLLNTKQLELWFSSLQEDAGLLSLLYLPTGFFSLARGGCPSLSTELLLLLQPLSVLTFHLDLLFEHHHHLPLGPPQAPVSPGPPPALQQTVQAMLHWGGRLAQSLRGTSGEAPLGPSAPPSPPTSGSWWEQLTQASRVYASGGTEGFPLTRWGPRRHGTTAEGAQERLPPAEETAPGRGVWLGRLFGVPGGATETENGGLKSRRPSSWLPPAVSVLALVKWGASPETPSSPEELEASASSPLQTQRAVRALCDHTAAGPDQLSFRRGEVLRVVATVDEDWLRCGRDGAEGLVPVGYTSLVL; the protein is encoded by the exons ATGCTGTCCCCTCAGAGGGCTTTGCTCTGCAACCTCAACCACATCCACCTCCAGCACGTCTCCCTGGGCCTGCACTTGTCCCGCCGTCCCGAGCTCCGGGAGGGGCCCCTGAGCACCTCTCCTCCTCCAGGGGACACTGGGGGCAAAGAAAGCAGGGGCCCCTGCAGCGGGACTCTGGTGGACGCCAATTCCAATAGCCCAGCTGTGCCCTGCCGGTGCTGCCGGGAGCACGGGCCAGGTCTAGAAAACCGGCAGGAGCCGACACAGGAGGATGAGGGGGCAGCCTCTCCCTCGGACCCGGGCTGCtcctcctctctcagctcctgctcAGATCTTAGCCCCGATGAGTCCCCCATTTCGGTCTACGCGAGGGACCTCTCCGGGGGCGAGGacgcccacccccagcccagcatCGTTCCCCTGGAGCAGGGCTCCCCGCTGGCTTCCGCAGGCCCTGGGGCCTGTTCCCCGGACAGTTTCTGCTGTTCTCCCGATTCCTGCTCCGGAGCTTCCTCTCCACCCAGCCCCGGCCTGGACTCCAACTGCAACGCCCTGACCACCTGCCAGGAACCCCCTTCCCCGCGGCTGGAGGAAGACGAAGAGAGTGAGGAGCAGGATCTCCCTATCTCCGAGTTCCCAGAGGCGGATGATGGGAAAATCGACGCTGGGAAAACGGAACCCAGTTGGAAAATCAACCCCATCTGGAAAATTGACACGGAGAAAACGGATGCTGGCTGGAAGGTCGCTGAGAACAATAACTCTGGTTGGAAAATTAACGGGAATATTAACTCCCGCTGGAAAACTGAACCTGGAACATTCGACTCCAGTTGCAAAACCAACACGGGAATAACGGATTCTGGCTCGAAAACAGATGCAGGGAAATTTGATGGGGGATGGAGAAGTGACGTCAGCGAGGAGCCGGTGCCCCACCGGACAATCACGTCCTTCCACGAGCTGGCCCAGAAGCGCAAGCGGGGCCCGGGGCTGCCCCTGGTGCCGCAGGCCAAGAAGGACCGCAGCGACTGGCTCATCGTCTTCTCGCCCGACACCGAGCTGCCCCCCACGGGGTCGCTGGGCGGGTCCCCGGCGCCTCCTCGGGAAGTCACTACCTTCAAGGAACTCCGGTCCCGGAGCCGGGCCCCGCCCCCGCCAGTCCCACCCCGAGACCCCCCAGCTGGCTGGGCCTTGGTCCCGCCCCGGCCCGCACCCCCACCTGTCCCTCCCCGGAGGAAGAAGAACCGGCCCGGGCTGCAGCCCATTGCAGAGGGGCAGCCGGAGGAGGGTAGAGGCGGCAGCCCCGCCGCTGGCGAGGAGGCACCCGCCGCGAAGGAGCCGGAGGATCCCCGCGCGCAGGCGGGCCTCCAGG CCGGTCCCCTTCTGCTCCCTCCGCCCCTGGTTTTCCGGTTCTCGGCAGACGGGCGCCCCCTGTTGGAGGGTGGGGGCGCTGGCGCAGCTGGGTCTCTGCTCCTGGCGCCTCTGGCCGGCTGGCCCGGCGCGGGGCTGCGGCTGCTGGGGGCGCCGAGCCCCTCCGACGAGCAGCTGCTGCCTGTCCGCCTGTCCCCGGTGGGCGCCTATTCGCCTCCGGCTCGGGGGGCCTTGCCCTGCCTGGCCAGTCCCGAACTGGCACTGCTGCTGTCCCCGCTCTTTCCCAGAAGTAGCACCTTCCCCGCCGCGGCTCCCCCACCCCGCCAGGTGCCCGCTCCCCCGCTGCCACCGCCATCTCGTCCGCCGAAGGCCCCTCGCTGGATCCGGAGCCCACCGCCTCCGCCCAGGCTAC TCCGTAGTTCCTGGTCGTTTGCCGGTGTCCCCGGGGCTCAGCAGCTGTGGATGGCAGAAGCCCAGAGTGGGACTGGTCAGCTTCAGGAGCAGAAAAAAG GTCTCCTGATAGCCGTCAGTGCATCAGTGGATAAAATCATCTCGCACTTCGGGGCTGCCCGGAACTTGGTTCAGAAG GCCCAGCTGGGGGATAGCCGGTTGAGTCCAGATGTGGGGCACCTAGTGCTGACCACCCTGTGCCCGGCCCTCCACACACTGGTGGCTGATGGGCTGAAGCCTTTCCGGAAGGACCTCATCACCGGGCAACGCAGGAGCAGCCCCTGGAGCGTGGTGGAGGCATCTGTGAAGCCAG gctccagcacccGCTCCCTGGGAGCCCTGTATGGCCAGGTCAGTCGTCTGGCCCCCCTGAACAGCAGCCGCAGTCGCTTCCACGCCTTCATCCTGGGCCTCCTCAA TACTAAGCAGTTGGAGCTGTGGTTTTCCAGTCTCCAGGAGGATGCAG GTTTGCTGTCCCTCCTGTACCTGCCCACTGGATTCTTCTCCCTGGCCCGGGGTGGCTGCCCTTCCCTGTCCACGGAGCTGCTGCTCCTGCTGCAGCCATTGTCCGTGCTCACCTTCCACCTGGACCTGCTCTTTGagcaccaccaccacctgccCCTGGGCCCGCCTCAGGCCCCTGTCTCCCCAGGCCCACCTCCAGCCCTACAGCAGACAGTGCAGGCTATGCTGCACTGGGGGGGTCGGCTGGCCCAGAGCTTGCGGGGGACTTCGGGGGAGGCCCCTTTGGGCCCATCAGCCCCCCCAAGTCCACCCACATCAGGTAGCTGGTGGGAGCAGCTGACCCAGGCTTCCCGGGTCTATGCATCTGGGGGTACCGAGGGCTTCCCCCTTACCCGGTGGGGCCCCAGACGCCATGGGACTACAGCTGAAGGTGCACAGGAAAGACTCCCGCCTGCAGAGGAAACGGCACCAGGCAGAGGCGTGTGGCTGGGGAGGCTGTTTGGAGTGCCTGGGGgcgccacagaaacagagaatggAGGCCTAAAATCCAG gagaccatccagctggctGCCCCCCGCCGTGAGTGTGTTGGCTCTGGTGAAGTGGGGGGCATCTCCCGAGACTCCCTCTTCTCCTGAGGAGCTCGAGGCCTCAGCCTCCAGCCCACTACAGACCCAGAG GGCGGTCCGGGCACTCTGTGACCACACTGCTGCAGGACCAGACCAGCTAAGCTTCAGGCGTGGGGAGGTGCTGCGTGTCGTCGCCACGGTGGATGAGGACTGGCTCCGCTGTGGGCGGGATGGAGCAGAAGGGCTGGTGCCTGTGGGGTATACCTCCCTTGTTCTCTAG